From Orcinus orca chromosome 3, mOrcOrc1.1, whole genome shotgun sequence, a single genomic window includes:
- the ANXA2R gene encoding annexin-2 receptor — translation MEPNFPRCMREAWDSAEESQEPEMLQILSLADPEEWQLPFYPTLGQLSGDDEDFNGEQLSTACGRLHPHCPKHRPRAQSTCRLSAGPPAPDKTPTTRQEPQSSSGGGAAAHPQSFPGRVLRRREPNIWNPRPLTAGTLPEHRPPPGLERHHRTSQGWWPRTYTQWPGRP, via the coding sequence ATGGAGCCGAACTTCCCCCGCTGCATGCGCGAGGCCTGGGATTCCGCAGAGGAGTCCCAGGAACCAGAGATGCTGCAAATCTTGAGCTTAGCGGACCCTGAGGAATGGCAGCTCCCTTTCTATCCTACGCTGGGCCAGCTCTCTGGGGACGACGAGGACTTCAATGGGGAACAACTTTCTACCGCCTGCGGGCGTCTGCACCCACACTGCCCGAAACACCGACCCCGAGCGCAGAGCACCTGCAGGCTGAGCGCTGGGCCGCCCGCCCCGGACAAGACGCCCACGACCCGCCAGGAGCCACAATCGTCCTCAGGAGGTGGGGCCGCCGCCCACCCGCAAAGCTTCCCTGGGCGGGTCTTGCGGCGTCGGGAACCCAACATCTGGAACCCGCGACCTCTGACCGCGGGGACCCTTCCGGAGCATCGCCCTCCTCCTGGCCTGGAGAGACACCACCGGACGTCCCAAGGCTGGTGGCCGcggacctacacgcagtggccgGGAAGACCCTAG